The following proteins are co-located in the Phycisphaerae bacterium genome:
- the purD gene encoding phosphoribosylamine--glycine ligase → MKVLVVGSGGREHALVWKVAQSKRAKRLFCAPGNAGTLALAENVDLKANDVPAIVSFARKEKVNLVVVGPEDPLCLGLVDALSEAGIRAFGPTKAAAKIEADKAFCKQIMQQSSVPTADARVFTQFRDARTYVATRDAGIVVKAAGLAQGKGVIVCDDPADAILALERIMVRREFGAAGDIVVVEEKLVGTEISVLAFVDEHTIYLMENTQDHKAVGEGDTGPNTGGMGAYSPTPLPDDKTLRQIEAEILVPVIDALKREGVTYRGLLYAGLMLTPGGPKVLEFNCRFGDPETQPLMMRLKTDLISVFEAVIDNKLDGVSLEWDPRPAVCVVMSSAGYPGAYESGKEILGLEEAGRLPDTVVFHAGTRKSGDKIVTSGGRVLGVTALGDTLQEARDRCHRAIDMIRFDGAYHRRDIGHKALAK, encoded by the coding sequence ATGAAGGTTCTGGTGGTAGGGAGCGGCGGGCGTGAGCACGCCCTGGTCTGGAAGGTCGCGCAATCCAAGCGGGCGAAGCGTCTGTTCTGTGCGCCGGGGAATGCGGGCACGCTGGCCCTGGCCGAGAACGTGGACCTCAAAGCCAACGATGTTCCGGCGATCGTCAGCTTTGCCAGGAAGGAGAAGGTCAACCTGGTGGTGGTTGGGCCGGAGGATCCGCTCTGTCTGGGGCTGGTCGATGCCCTGAGCGAGGCGGGCATCCGGGCGTTTGGTCCCACGAAGGCGGCGGCCAAGATCGAGGCGGACAAGGCGTTCTGCAAGCAGATCATGCAGCAGTCCTCGGTGCCGACGGCCGATGCCCGGGTCTTCACCCAGTTCCGCGACGCGCGGACGTACGTTGCGACCCGGGATGCCGGAATCGTGGTCAAGGCGGCCGGCCTGGCACAGGGCAAGGGTGTGATCGTCTGCGATGACCCGGCGGACGCGATTCTAGCCCTCGAGCGGATCATGGTCCGGCGTGAGTTCGGGGCGGCGGGTGACATCGTCGTGGTCGAGGAGAAGCTGGTTGGCACGGAGATCAGCGTTCTGGCCTTTGTTGACGAGCACACGATCTACCTGATGGAGAACACGCAGGACCACAAAGCTGTTGGAGAGGGGGACACCGGTCCGAACACGGGAGGGATGGGGGCTTACAGCCCGACGCCGCTGCCGGACGACAAGACTCTACGACAGATCGAAGCGGAGATCCTCGTTCCGGTGATCGACGCGCTGAAGCGAGAAGGTGTCACCTACCGGGGGCTGCTCTATGCTGGTCTGATGTTGACTCCCGGGGGACCGAAGGTGCTGGAGTTCAACTGCCGATTTGGCGATCCGGAGACCCAGCCGCTGATGATGCGGCTCAAGACCGACCTCATCAGTGTCTTTGAGGCGGTGATCGACAACAAGCTTGATGGGGTATCGTTGGAGTGGGATCCTCGCCCGGCGGTGTGCGTGGTGATGTCGTCCGCCGGTTATCCCGGGGCTTACGAATCCGGCAAGGAGATCTTGGGCTTGGAGGAGGCCGGCCGGCTCCCCGATACGGTAGTTTTCCACGCCGGCACGCGCAAGAGTGGGGACAAGATTGTCACTTCGGGGGGCCGTGTCCTGGGCGTGACCGCGCTGGGGGATACGCTTCAAGAGGCACGCGACCGCTGCCATCGAGCCATAGACATGATTCGATTTGACGGGGCCTACCATCGTCGTGACATTGGCCACAAGGCGTTGGCCAAGTAG
- a CDS encoding inorganic phosphate transporter: MLTFIIVVIGLALFFNFLNGFHDAANSVATIVSTRVLSPLQAVVWAAFFNFFAVFVFGTPVAHTVGKGLVDVNTIDQYVVCAGLIGAIFWNLLTWWLALPTSSSHALISGYAGAAIAKAGFDTLILSGWWPVLLFLILSPVIGFILGMFNMVVTAHLVRHAKPRKVDHLFRRLQLVSAGLYSLGHGANDAQKTMGIIVALLVTAGQEAWATGKYQLFGIHHEIAWWIVFSCNITIALGTLFGGWRIIKTMGDKITRLQPIGGFCAETSGASTLIGTALWGIPVSTTHAITGAILGVGSARNIRSVRWIWGQRIVTAWILTLPCSAAVGALAYWLVCLIVKPLL; the protein is encoded by the coding sequence ATGTTGACGTTCATCATTGTCGTGATCGGTCTCGCCCTCTTCTTCAATTTCCTGAACGGCTTCCATGACGCGGCCAACTCCGTCGCCACCATCGTCTCCACCCGCGTGCTGTCTCCTCTCCAGGCCGTCGTCTGGGCCGCGTTCTTCAACTTCTTCGCCGTGTTCGTGTTCGGTACCCCCGTCGCTCACACCGTGGGAAAAGGCTTGGTCGACGTCAACACCATCGACCAATACGTCGTCTGCGCGGGCTTGATTGGCGCAATATTCTGGAACCTCCTGACCTGGTGGCTGGCCCTGCCAACCAGCTCATCCCACGCCCTGATCAGCGGGTATGCAGGAGCCGCTATCGCCAAGGCCGGTTTCGATACGCTCATCCTCAGCGGCTGGTGGCCGGTGCTCCTCTTCCTCATCCTGTCTCCGGTGATCGGCTTCATCCTCGGCATGTTCAACATGGTGGTCACCGCCCACCTGGTCAGACATGCCAAGCCGCGAAAAGTCGATCATCTCTTCCGTCGTCTGCAGCTCGTCTCCGCAGGATTGTACAGCCTCGGGCACGGAGCCAACGACGCTCAGAAAACCATGGGCATCATCGTCGCCCTCTTGGTCACCGCCGGTCAGGAAGCGTGGGCCACGGGCAAGTACCAACTCTTCGGGATTCACCACGAAATCGCCTGGTGGATCGTCTTCTCGTGCAATATCACCATCGCCCTGGGCACGCTTTTCGGCGGCTGGAGGATCATCAAAACCATGGGCGACAAAATCACCCGCCTGCAGCCCATCGGAGGATTCTGCGCGGAGACGTCCGGAGCCAGCACCCTGATCGGCACCGCCCTCTGGGGCATCCCGGTGTCCACAACCCACGCCATCACCGGCGCCATCCTCGGGGTCGGCAGCGCCCGGAACATCCGCTCGGTACGCTGGATCTGGGGACAGCGAATCGTGACCGCCTGGATCCTCACACTCCCTTGCTCAGCAGCTGTCGGCGCCTTGGCCTACTGGTTGGTTTGCCTCATCGTCAAACCCCTGCTCTGA
- the cimA gene encoding citramalate synthase, which produces MSPTNRPRIELYDTTLRDGTQAQSVNLSLQDKLLIAAKLDEIGIDYIEGGYPLSNAKDEAFFKEIRAAKLKHAKIVAFGMTRRKDSKSPQDEGMKALLSAETPVVTIVGKTWDLHVREVLQVSDKENLAMIADSIRYCAKMGRKIIYDAEHFFDGYAANPEYALQTLLAAQDAGAACICLCDTNGGSLPEGIGGAIDAIKPYLSIQIAIHTHNDGGLAVANTLAAIQHGATQAQGTINGIGERCGNVDLTTVAANLAIKLNKDVLAPGGLQRLTEVSRYVYEIANLIPEDRQPYVGHAAFAHKGGMHVHAIRRVTQSYEHTDPERVGNSRRVLISELSGSSGVAEKIGRKLNVAQDKPLQRKLLKRLQECEDQGYVYESAEASFELLCRRELGLYHPFWELNYWRSVAQDSGQGPTPKTEAIVRLAVGQHDEHRVADGNGPVDAMAHALIRALKPHFPNVEHVRLIDYKVRVINPRAATAARVRVTIEFMDDQSHEIFGTVGVSENVIAASWIALADGIEYKLISDEERQKPRKKTAKA; this is translated from the coding sequence ATGTCCCCCACAAACCGGCCACGCATCGAGCTGTACGACACCACCCTCCGCGACGGTACCCAGGCCCAGAGCGTCAATCTCAGCCTCCAAGATAAGCTCCTCATTGCAGCTAAGCTCGACGAAATCGGCATCGACTACATCGAGGGCGGCTACCCGCTGAGCAACGCCAAGGACGAGGCCTTCTTCAAGGAAATCCGGGCGGCCAAGCTCAAACACGCCAAGATCGTCGCCTTCGGCATGACTCGGCGAAAAGACTCCAAATCACCGCAGGATGAGGGCATGAAGGCCCTCCTGTCGGCCGAGACCCCCGTGGTCACCATCGTCGGCAAAACCTGGGATCTGCACGTGCGCGAGGTCCTCCAGGTCAGCGACAAGGAAAACCTGGCCATGATCGCCGACTCCATCCGCTACTGCGCCAAGATGGGGCGGAAGATTATCTACGACGCGGAACACTTCTTCGACGGCTACGCGGCCAACCCGGAGTACGCCCTCCAGACCCTCCTGGCCGCCCAGGATGCCGGCGCTGCCTGCATCTGCCTGTGTGACACCAACGGCGGTTCGCTCCCCGAGGGAATCGGCGGGGCCATCGACGCCATCAAACCCTATCTCTCAATTCAGATCGCCATCCATACCCACAACGACGGCGGCTTGGCAGTGGCCAACACCCTGGCGGCCATCCAGCATGGCGCAACCCAGGCCCAGGGTACGATCAACGGGATCGGCGAGCGATGCGGCAACGTCGACCTCACCACCGTGGCCGCCAACCTCGCCATCAAGCTCAACAAGGACGTCCTCGCCCCAGGGGGACTCCAGCGCCTCACCGAGGTGAGCCGCTACGTCTACGAGATCGCCAACCTGATCCCCGAGGACCGGCAACCCTACGTCGGCCACGCCGCCTTCGCCCACAAGGGCGGCATGCACGTCCATGCCATCCGCAGAGTAACCCAAAGCTATGAGCACACCGATCCCGAGCGGGTCGGCAACTCGCGCCGCGTCCTCATCAGCGAACTCAGCGGTTCCAGCGGCGTGGCCGAGAAGATCGGCCGCAAGCTGAACGTCGCTCAAGACAAGCCTTTGCAGCGCAAACTGCTCAAGCGATTGCAGGAATGCGAAGACCAAGGGTACGTCTACGAATCAGCCGAGGCGAGCTTCGAGCTGCTCTGCCGGCGCGAGTTGGGACTCTATCACCCATTCTGGGAACTGAACTACTGGCGAAGCGTAGCCCAGGATTCCGGCCAAGGCCCAACACCCAAAACCGAGGCCATCGTCCGGCTGGCCGTGGGGCAACACGACGAGCACCGCGTGGCCGATGGCAACGGCCCCGTCGACGCCATGGCTCATGCCCTGATCCGGGCACTCAAGCCACATTTCCCGAACGTCGAACACGTCCGGCTCATCGACTACAAGGTCCGGGTCATCAACCCCCGAGCGGCTACCGCGGCTAGGGTCCGCGTCACCATCGAGTTCATGGACGACCAGAGCCACGAAATCTTCGGCACCGTCGGCGTGAGCGAAAACGTCATCGCCGCCTCCTGGATCGCCCTCGCGGACGGCATCGAGTACAAGCTCATCTCCGACGAGGAGCGGCAGAAACCCAGAAAAAAGACCGCCAAGGCCTAG
- the coaD gene encoding pantetheine-phosphate adenylyltransferase, giving the protein MSAHKSKRGVFPGTFDPLTNGHLDVIKRGLNLVDDLIVAVGHNPEKQALFTPDERMEMLRELTKDLERVRIQSYQGLTAEFVRSVKSDVIIRGIRDNVDLHYELQQANINLAIGGIETIFLLARDQFAMTSSTYIKQIVELGMVDIDRLSRLVPHPVAERLIAKFGK; this is encoded by the coding sequence ATGTCAGCACACAAGAGTAAGAGAGGCGTTTTTCCGGGTACGTTTGATCCGCTCACCAACGGGCACCTGGACGTCATCAAGCGAGGTCTGAACCTTGTGGACGACCTGATCGTCGCGGTGGGGCACAATCCGGAGAAGCAGGCCCTGTTCACGCCCGACGAGCGCATGGAGATGCTCCGCGAGCTGACCAAGGACCTTGAGCGGGTGCGAATCCAGTCCTATCAAGGTCTGACCGCCGAGTTTGTACGGAGTGTGAAGTCCGACGTGATCATTCGCGGCATTCGCGACAACGTGGATCTGCACTACGAGCTTCAACAGGCCAACATCAATCTGGCCATTGGGGGTATTGAGACCATCTTCCTGTTGGCCCGCGACCAGTTTGCCATGACCAGCAGTACCTACATCAAGCAGATCGTGGAGCTGGGCATGGTCGACATTGACCGTCTGAGCCGGCTGGTGCCCCACCCGGTGGCTGAACGACTGATTGCCAAGTTTGGCAAGTGA
- a CDS encoding response regulator: MAGILVVDDERGYREELASLFSLEGYEVAAAGSGSEAIEIGVYQRPEVLVADWMLRGQIHGLHVAEVLRMVRPDIRGVLITGFSSRDLREQADRQQVSDFVEKPFDQDRILGAVTKALQDEPPKASSCSVAVVEVGSDHAIRYANSKARGMFAETLAGSGAESLERVLATTSLHDLAAVEDRWVRVAVRGRRPLTWLARARARGPGGRRLMVLLDMEQQHCQHYPSVGMLLGLSIPAHTHWPFGGRALIVDREPLVRRMFVTAFEHLGCTCHAAGTAQEALQLYLADDGISVTILDYDVAGEGTAQWLQTQRGIRPCTLIGTSAVERGAEFAALGVEHFLPKPFTVGDVVEMLTRHTEQLQ, encoded by the coding sequence ATGGCCGGAATACTCGTGGTTGACGACGAGCGCGGTTACCGGGAGGAACTCGCCAGTCTCTTCTCCTTGGAGGGTTACGAGGTTGCTGCGGCGGGCAGCGGGAGTGAAGCGATCGAGATCGGCGTGTATCAGCGTCCGGAGGTGCTGGTGGCCGACTGGATGCTCAGGGGCCAGATCCACGGTCTGCATGTGGCTGAAGTGCTGCGGATGGTCCGGCCGGATATTCGGGGGGTTCTGATCACCGGCTTCAGTTCGCGCGACTTGCGGGAGCAGGCGGACAGGCAGCAGGTTTCCGATTTCGTCGAGAAGCCGTTTGACCAGGATCGCATTCTCGGGGCGGTGACCAAGGCGCTTCAGGATGAGCCTCCCAAGGCCTCTTCATGCAGCGTTGCGGTGGTTGAGGTCGGTTCCGACCACGCCATCCGGTACGCCAACAGCAAGGCCCGGGGCATGTTTGCCGAGACGCTGGCCGGTTCCGGGGCCGAGTCGCTGGAACGGGTGCTGGCGACGACGTCGCTGCACGATCTGGCGGCGGTCGAGGACCGCTGGGTGCGAGTGGCGGTACGTGGTCGGCGGCCCTTGACCTGGCTGGCCAGGGCGCGGGCCCGCGGCCCGGGCGGGCGACGCCTGATGGTGCTTCTGGACATGGAGCAGCAGCACTGCCAGCACTATCCCAGTGTGGGCATGCTTCTGGGCTTGAGCATTCCCGCTCATACGCACTGGCCGTTCGGTGGCCGGGCGTTGATTGTCGATCGCGAGCCGCTGGTTCGGCGGATGTTCGTGACCGCGTTCGAGCACCTGGGTTGCACCTGTCACGCAGCAGGCACCGCTCAGGAGGCCCTGCAGCTGTATCTGGCGGACGACGGGATCTCGGTGACCATTCTGGACTATGACGTTGCCGGCGAGGGTACCGCCCAGTGGCTCCAGACGCAGCGTGGCATTCGGCCCTGCACGCTTATCGGCACCAGCGCCGTCGAACGCGGGGCCGAGTTCGCGGCGTTGGGTGTCGAGCATTTCCTGCCCAAGCCTTTCACCGTCGGTGACGTGGTTGAGATGTTGACCCGGCACACCGAGCAACTGCAGTAG
- a CDS encoding purine-binding chemotaxis protein CheW: MASTTATQTRTVAPENQPLCNKGGKYLTFKLANEEYGVEILKVREIIGVMDITTVPKMPRDMKGVINLRGKVIPIIDLRLKFGLDELAHTDQTCIIVVNVGKEIGIIVDTVSEVLDIPGANIEPPPSVGAAVNTSFILGMGKVAEAVKILLNIDQVLTSDEIIEACVAASDPEPAGAS; encoded by the coding sequence ATGGCCTCCACAACCGCAACCCAGACTCGAACGGTCGCCCCCGAGAACCAGCCCCTCTGTAACAAGGGTGGCAAGTACCTGACCTTCAAGCTGGCCAACGAGGAGTACGGCGTCGAGATTCTCAAGGTCCGTGAGATCATCGGGGTGATGGACATCACCACTGTGCCGAAGATGCCACGGGACATGAAGGGCGTGATCAACCTGCGCGGAAAGGTCATCCCGATCATCGATCTTCGACTCAAGTTCGGGCTCGATGAGCTGGCTCACACCGATCAGACCTGCATCATCGTGGTCAACGTGGGCAAGGAGATCGGCATCATCGTGGACACGGTATCCGAAGTGCTTGACATCCCGGGCGCGAACATCGAACCGCCACCCTCCGTTGGGGCGGCAGTCAACACCTCCTTCATCCTCGGTATGGGCAAGGTCGCAGAGGCGGTCAAGATCCTGCTCAACATCGATCAGGTGCTGACCAGCGACGAGATCATCGAGGCCTGTGTCGCGGCGAGTGATCCCGAGCCTGCCGGGGCGAGCTGA
- a CDS encoding phosphodiester glycosidase family protein, with the protein MTTQDYGSRAVRDRLPPRLPTDVEGVEAGPRGGSPRRDAVMGLRPLRRLGRTAFPIRLIVRLMIALLVPAPGCAKESPEGTASAPAASEPAVLEIVQDVRIAPWKPIFTGIELCQASAVTPRPQRIHAARIDLTAAGIRFLVTPSNGELPGEVNGRQSLKFLSEFKCQLAINASFFAGQFKVGAPLDIVGLSVSNGDVYSPANEFAALLISEDNRARVSAPPFDLAKVYNAAAGDTLLLKDGRIAVDASLRNSITVNRHPRSAAGVSRDGRYLLLMVIDGRQPGYSEGATKVETAEWLRKLGAWEAVNLDGGYSSNLVIEGSDGRPELLNHPGPAFLRPVANHIGVYARSLVSKN; encoded by the coding sequence GTGACCACGCAGGATTATGGATCGAGGGCAGTCCGCGACCGACTCCCGCCTCGCCTGCCGACCGACGTGGAGGGGGTCGAGGCCGGTCCTCGTGGAGGGAGCCCGCGTCGTGACGCGGTGATGGGACTGCGGCCGCTACGCCGTCTCGGTCGGACCGCCTTTCCGATTCGCCTGATCGTCCGGCTGATGATTGCTCTTCTCGTGCCGGCGCCGGGTTGCGCGAAGGAGAGCCCGGAGGGCACGGCTTCGGCTCCCGCCGCCTCCGAACCTGCGGTCTTGGAGATCGTGCAGGATGTCCGGATCGCGCCGTGGAAGCCGATCTTCACCGGGATCGAGCTCTGCCAGGCTTCGGCTGTCACTCCCCGTCCTCAGCGGATTCACGCTGCCCGCATCGACCTGACAGCCGCAGGAATTCGGTTCTTGGTCACGCCGTCCAACGGGGAGCTTCCAGGCGAGGTCAACGGTCGCCAGTCGCTGAAGTTCCTCTCTGAGTTCAAGTGCCAGTTAGCCATCAACGCGTCCTTCTTCGCCGGCCAGTTCAAGGTGGGCGCGCCGTTGGACATTGTTGGCCTGTCGGTGTCCAACGGTGATGTCTACTCGCCCGCCAACGAGTTCGCTGCGCTCCTGATCAGCGAGGACAACCGGGCCCGAGTCTCGGCGCCGCCGTTCGATCTCGCGAAGGTGTACAACGCGGCCGCCGGCGACACCCTGCTGCTCAAGGACGGGCGGATTGCGGTTGACGCGAGTCTGCGGAATAGCATCACCGTGAACCGGCACCCGCGTTCAGCGGCGGGCGTCAGTCGCGATGGCCGGTACCTCCTCCTCATGGTGATTGACGGGCGGCAGCCCGGGTACAGCGAGGGTGCAACCAAGGTGGAAACCGCCGAGTGGCTGCGCAAACTTGGCGCCTGGGAGGCGGTGAACCTTGACGGCGGATACAGCAGCAACCTGGTGATCGAAGGGTCTGACGGCCGGCCGGAGCTGCTCAACCACCCGGGTCCGGCTTTCCTCCGACCCGTCGCCAACCACATTGGGGTGTATGCCCGATCCCTGGTCTCCAAGAACTGA
- a CDS encoding MFS transporter, producing MQPTAAKTAGQMIVSYFRDFGVLRETRREYWGIQIVNFLDCTFYFAMLTIATVFLSEDLGLNDKHAGYSVAIFTSATTLMLLVSGLYTDWLGIRKSLHISLAAMLVLRLAMVGIAFVPHLPYRGIWASVLFLLMAPFMAAIQTIFQASCQRFTTRRSRSAGFNLWYLFMNVGAAAGGFMVDVVRLKLGLPNFHIFTLGVITAALCLLVGFLTVRREEQLVSPDEPPETQASEGRVERKPPLQLLRDVVREPAIWRLLVLIALILGVRAVYAYLYLLMPKYWLRTIGPDAAIGVLNTINPTGIVIGLILFIPITNKFNVFSMLVYGAMISALALFPMALPWQMYGSSIATAHYLMAVLCMVIVTVGEVIWSPKLNEYTAAIAPKGQEGTYYGLSLIPWFVAKTLVGLISGHMLAYWSPERVVVNGVSLPLQQAMIQGQVSYWHSPAAMWLVLGVWAFVGCLAARLIRGWLTQGARWKVEV from the coding sequence ATGCAGCCAACCGCCGCCAAGACCGCCGGGCAAATGATCGTGTCTTATTTCCGGGACTTTGGGGTGCTCAGGGAGACGCGGAGGGAATACTGGGGCATTCAGATCGTCAATTTCCTGGATTGTACGTTCTATTTCGCCATGTTGACGATCGCGACGGTCTTCTTGTCGGAGGACTTGGGCCTTAACGACAAGCATGCCGGCTATTCCGTGGCCATATTCACCTCCGCGACCACGCTCATGCTGCTGGTGTCGGGCCTCTACACCGATTGGCTCGGCATCAGGAAATCCCTGCACATCTCGCTGGCGGCGATGTTGGTGCTGCGTCTTGCCATGGTGGGGATCGCGTTCGTGCCCCACCTGCCGTACCGGGGGATCTGGGCCAGCGTGCTGTTCCTGTTGATGGCTCCGTTCATGGCCGCCATCCAAACCATCTTCCAGGCTTCCTGCCAGCGGTTCACCACCAGGCGTTCGCGCAGTGCCGGCTTCAACTTGTGGTATCTGTTCATGAACGTCGGTGCCGCCGCGGGCGGGTTCATGGTTGACGTGGTTCGCCTCAAACTGGGATTGCCGAATTTCCACATCTTCACCCTGGGGGTGATCACCGCTGCCCTGTGCCTGCTGGTGGGCTTCTTGACGGTGCGCCGCGAGGAGCAGCTGGTCAGCCCGGACGAACCGCCGGAGACTCAAGCGAGCGAGGGTAGAGTGGAGCGCAAGCCTCCGTTGCAGCTCTTGCGTGACGTGGTTCGCGAACCGGCCATCTGGCGGCTGCTGGTGCTCATCGCCTTGATCCTGGGGGTGCGTGCGGTCTATGCCTATCTGTACCTGCTCATGCCGAAGTACTGGCTGCGTACCATCGGCCCGGACGCCGCCATTGGCGTGCTGAATACCATTAATCCCACCGGGATCGTGATCGGCCTGATTCTGTTCATTCCGATCACCAACAAGTTCAACGTCTTTTCCATGCTGGTCTATGGCGCGATGATCTCGGCCCTGGCCCTGTTTCCGATGGCGCTCCCCTGGCAGATGTACGGATCGAGCATCGCCACCGCCCACTACCTGATGGCCGTGCTGTGCATGGTGATTGTGACCGTCGGCGAAGTGATCTGGTCGCCTAAGTTGAACGAGTACACCGCCGCCATCGCCCCGAAAGGCCAGGAAGGCACCTACTATGGCCTGTCGCTGATCCCGTGGTTTGTGGCCAAGACTCTGGTGGGCCTGATTTCGGGGCATATGCTGGCGTATTGGTCGCCGGAGAGGGTGGTCGTCAACGGGGTGAGCCTTCCACTCCAGCAGGCCATGATCCAAGGCCAGGTTTCCTATTGGCATAGTCCGGCGGCGATGTGGCTGGTTCTGGGCGTTTGGGCGTTTGTTGGTTGCCTGGCCGCCAGGCTCATCCGGGGTTGGCTGACCCAGGGCGCCAGGTGGAAGGTCGAGGTCTGA
- a CDS encoding zinc ribbon domain-containing protein — translation MSDSSVEAQSTQALAVRLRLKRKFLVALIVSLAASAAIATGVFLFGKFDETAFRILGSLAALAVHSLIAMVLAISVEKRRGLVLHSTGLVLFAVNFLVQLACIWWPVLTGSTNRLVPLPVRGTLTTLVLIGYYILTLPGAALWEKRRWQPLPQATVLACISGLGMVLACIWLDWNRSYEVLNEATAIAAVVAFSLAHTSLLGRLPVSTAHHWLLGATILCLWAVAATVSFMIVADSSDEFVIRVLGTLGVLDFAGTLVLLILVKLRQVTGVEQLESVTARVEIRCPRCSEAQTVDAGASKCRACGLKFRIEIEEPRCAKCGYLLWQLPERRCPECGLAF, via the coding sequence ATGAGCGATTCATCAGTAGAAGCGCAATCCACTCAGGCCTTGGCCGTTCGGCTGCGGCTGAAGCGCAAGTTCCTTGTCGCCCTCATCGTTTCGCTGGCCGCAAGCGCCGCGATCGCCACCGGCGTATTCCTGTTCGGCAAGTTCGACGAAACAGCGTTTCGGATCCTGGGTTCGCTGGCCGCCCTCGCGGTGCACAGCCTGATCGCCATGGTGCTCGCCATCTCCGTCGAGAAACGCCGCGGGCTGGTGCTCCACAGCACCGGACTGGTGTTGTTCGCCGTCAATTTTCTGGTGCAGCTCGCATGTATCTGGTGGCCGGTCCTCACCGGGTCGACGAACCGCTTGGTGCCGCTGCCCGTCCGCGGCACGCTCACGACACTGGTGTTAATCGGCTACTACATCCTGACCCTGCCCGGAGCGGCTTTGTGGGAGAAACGCCGCTGGCAACCTTTGCCGCAGGCGACGGTGCTGGCCTGCATTAGTGGACTGGGGATGGTGCTGGCGTGCATCTGGTTGGACTGGAACCGGAGCTACGAAGTGCTCAATGAGGCCACGGCGATCGCCGCGGTCGTGGCTTTTTCGCTGGCTCACACAAGCCTGCTGGGGCGGCTGCCGGTGTCAACCGCTCACCATTGGCTCCTTGGCGCCACGATCCTCTGCCTTTGGGCCGTCGCCGCGACGGTTTCGTTCATGATCGTGGCGGATTCCTCGGATGAGTTCGTCATCCGTGTGCTTGGTACCCTTGGCGTGTTGGATTTCGCTGGGACGCTGGTCCTGCTGATCCTGGTCAAGCTCAGACAGGTCACCGGTGTTGAGCAGCTGGAGTCGGTCACTGCAAGGGTGGAGATCCGCTGCCCACGTTGCTCGGAGGCGCAGACTGTGGATGCCGGAGCGTCAAAGTGCCGGGCGTGCGGGCTCAAGTTTCGAATCGAGATCGAGGAGCCGCGCTGCGCGAAGTGTGGCTACCTGCTGTGGCAATTGCCTGAACGCCGATGTCCCGAGTGCGGCTTGGCGTTCTGA
- the tpx gene encoding thiol peroxidase encodes MTERSGEITFQGKPLTLIGSVLKVGSEAPHFTLTANDLSDLRCDPYHGKILVLSVVPSLDTPVCATQTRTFNQRATHLAKDVIVLTVSMDLPFAQRRFCGAEGIDRVMTASDYKHRDFGQAFGVLIKELGLLARAVFVLDRKGKVVHAEYVPEITQEPNYDAALAAVKAAM; translated from the coding sequence ATGACCGAGCGAAGCGGTGAGATCACGTTCCAGGGCAAGCCTCTGACGCTCATCGGATCGGTGCTCAAGGTGGGCAGCGAGGCCCCGCACTTCACGCTGACGGCCAATGACTTGTCGGACCTGCGGTGTGATCCGTACCACGGCAAGATCCTGGTACTCAGCGTGGTCCCCAGCCTGGACACACCGGTCTGCGCGACGCAAACACGGACGTTCAACCAGCGAGCCACGCATCTCGCCAAAGACGTGATTGTCCTCACGGTCAGCATGGATCTGCCGTTTGCACAGAGGCGGTTCTGCGGCGCCGAGGGGATCGATCGCGTCATGACGGCGAGCGACTACAAACACCGTGACTTCGGCCAGGCGTTCGGCGTGCTGATCAAGGAGTTGGGCCTGCTGGCGCGAGCCGTGTTCGTGCTCGACCGCAAGGGCAAGGTGGTCCACGCGGAGTATGTGCCCGAAATAACCCAGGAGCCGAACTACGATGCGGCTCTGGCCGCCGTCAAGGCGGCAATGTAG